One region of Streptomyces davaonensis JCM 4913 genomic DNA includes:
- a CDS encoding MFS transporter has protein sequence MTTNTTPPTRAGRREWTALGVLMLPLLLVSMDVSVLYFAIPAISADLEPSGTQQLWIFDIYAFVLAGLLMTMGSLGDRIGHRRLLLIGAAAFGTASLVAAYANSAEMLIAARAVLGIGGATLMPSTMAMLRTMFTDPGQRAKAIGLWSGVMTAGIALGSVLSGVLVEYFWWGSVFLVNLPAMALLLLLGPVLLPESKNPEPGRFDLLSIPLSMAAVLPVIYGLKEIPSEGWNVRYVVSITVGLLFATLFVHRQRTAAAPMISPALFRGRGFAPSVALNLVSAFGIMGSAYFTTQYLQSVLDKSALEAALWALLPSVPIGAAAPVATQLVQKGVARGQVVTAGFLIAASGFGLLAFAGTDSMWLVLTACAVLAVGGVVVMSQIMDLAMGTAPVERAGSASSLMETGAEFGGALGMALLGSIGTAIYRHEIPASAPEPAHETLGGALAVADRVPGLATVAREAFTSGMQGAAIAGAVVLAGAAVLAGITLRRVEVREQTCETPDEPSNLSPSGV, from the coding sequence ATGACAACGAACACGACCCCGCCCACCCGGGCCGGCCGCCGCGAATGGACCGCCCTCGGCGTGCTGATGCTGCCCCTGCTCCTGGTCTCGATGGACGTCTCGGTCCTCTACTTCGCCATCCCGGCGATCAGCGCCGACCTGGAGCCGAGCGGCACCCAGCAGCTGTGGATCTTCGACATCTACGCCTTCGTCCTGGCCGGACTGCTGATGACGATGGGCTCGCTCGGCGACCGCATCGGACACCGCCGACTGCTCCTGATCGGCGCCGCCGCCTTCGGCACCGCCTCACTGGTCGCGGCGTACGCGAACAGCGCCGAGATGCTGATCGCGGCCCGCGCGGTCCTCGGCATCGGCGGCGCGACCCTGATGCCGTCGACCATGGCCATGCTCCGCACGATGTTCACCGACCCCGGCCAGCGCGCGAAGGCGATCGGCCTGTGGTCCGGCGTGATGACGGCCGGGATCGCCCTCGGTTCGGTGCTGAGCGGGGTCCTGGTCGAGTACTTCTGGTGGGGCTCGGTCTTCCTGGTCAACCTGCCCGCGATGGCCCTGCTGCTGCTCCTCGGCCCGGTGCTGCTCCCCGAGTCCAAGAACCCCGAGCCCGGCCGCTTCGACCTGCTGAGCATCCCGCTCTCCATGGCCGCCGTCCTGCCCGTGATCTACGGCCTGAAGGAGATCCCCTCCGAGGGCTGGAACGTCCGCTACGTCGTCTCGATCACCGTCGGCCTGCTGTTCGCGACCCTCTTCGTGCACCGCCAGCGCACGGCCGCGGCACCGATGATCTCCCCCGCCCTGTTCCGCGGCCGGGGCTTCGCCCCCTCGGTCGCCCTGAACCTGGTCTCGGCGTTCGGGATCATGGGCTCGGCGTACTTCACCACCCAGTACTTGCAGTCGGTGCTCGACAAGAGCGCGCTGGAGGCGGCCCTGTGGGCGCTGCTGCCGTCGGTGCCGATCGGCGCGGCGGCACCGGTCGCGACCCAGCTGGTGCAGAAAGGCGTCGCACGGGGCCAGGTCGTCACCGCGGGCTTCCTGATCGCCGCGTCGGGCTTCGGGCTGCTGGCGTTCGCCGGTACGGACTCGATGTGGCTGGTGCTGACCGCGTGCGCGGTGCTCGCGGTCGGCGGCGTCGTGGTGATGTCCCAGATCATGGACCTGGCGATGGGCACGGCCCCGGTGGAGCGGGCGGGCTCGGCGTCCTCCCTGATGGAGACCGGTGCGGAGTTCGGCGGCGCGCTGGGCATGGCGCTGCTCGGCTCCATCGGTACGGCGATCTACCGCCACGAGATCCCGGCCTCGGCCCCGGAACCGGCCCACGAGACGCTGGGCGGAGCGCTGGCGGTGGCCGACCGGGTCCCGGGACTCGCGACGGTCGCGCGGGAAGCCTTCACCAGCGGGATGCAGGGGGCGGCCATCGCGGGGGCGGTGGTGCTGGCGGGGGCGGCGGTGCTCGCGGGGATCACGCTGCGGCGGGTCGAGGTCCGGGAGCAGACATGCGAAACGCCGGACGAGCCGAGCAACCTCAGCCCGTCCGGCGTGTGA
- a CDS encoding proline dehydrogenase family protein, whose translation MLGPVILAASRSDRMRRLVSAAPVTKQVVDRFIPGETVDEIVPIIEDLTAQGLELTMDVVGEDITTPEQAAAARDAYLELIDRLKGLELGTRAEMSVKLSMFGQALEGGHELALANVRPVVEAAAAIGTTVTLDAEDHTTLDSMFAIHEELRKDFPQTGCVIQAYLFRTEADARRLAANGSRVRIVKGAYKEPASVAHQDKAEIDKAYVRIMRILMEGSGYPMIGSHDPRLISIAQELAARAGRKLDEYEFQMLYGIRGDEHLRLAAEGHRMRVYTAYGTDWYGYFMRRLAEKPANLRFFVRSMLTRG comes from the coding sequence GTGCTGGGTCCCGTGATTCTCGCCGCGTCGCGCAGCGACCGGATGCGACGTCTGGTCTCGGCGGCCCCGGTCACCAAGCAGGTCGTGGACCGCTTCATCCCCGGCGAGACCGTGGACGAGATCGTCCCGATCATCGAGGACCTCACGGCCCAGGGCCTGGAGCTGACCATGGACGTGGTCGGCGAGGACATCACCACCCCCGAGCAGGCCGCGGCCGCCCGGGACGCCTACCTGGAGCTGATCGACCGGCTCAAGGGCCTGGAGCTCGGCACGCGCGCCGAGATGTCGGTGAAGCTCTCGATGTTCGGCCAGGCGCTGGAAGGCGGCCACGAACTGGCCCTCGCCAACGTCCGCCCGGTCGTCGAGGCCGCCGCCGCCATCGGCACCACGGTCACCCTGGACGCCGAGGACCACACCACCCTCGACTCGATGTTCGCCATCCACGAGGAGCTGCGGAAGGACTTCCCGCAGACCGGCTGCGTCATCCAGGCCTACCTCTTCCGCACCGAGGCCGACGCCCGCCGCCTCGCCGCGAACGGCAGCCGCGTCCGCATCGTGAAGGGCGCCTACAAGGAGCCCGCCTCGGTCGCCCACCAGGACAAGGCCGAGATCGACAAGGCATACGTCCGGATCATGCGCATCCTCATGGAGGGCTCCGGGTACCCGATGATCGGGTCCCACGACCCGCGCCTGATCTCCATCGCCCAGGAGCTGGCCGCACGCGCCGGGCGCAAGCTGGACGAGTACGAGTTCCAGATGCTGTACGGCATCCGTGGCGACGAGCACCTGCGCCTGGCCGCCGAGGGCCACCGCATGCGCGTCTACACGGCGTACGGCACCGACTGGTACGGCTACTTCATGCGGCGCCTGGCGGAGAAGCCGGCGAACCTGCGCTTCTTCGTCCGCAGCATGCTCACCCGAGGTTGA
- the pruA gene encoding L-glutamate gamma-semialdehyde dehydrogenase has translation MDAVTQVPTPVNEPVHGYAPGSPERARLEVKLKELAENPIELPMTIGGDRRMGGGETVQVVQPHNHKAVLGTYRNATQADAQDAIDAALAAAPAWRAMSFDDRAAIILRAAELLAGPWRETLAASTMLGQSKTAQQAEIDTPCELVDFWRFNVAYARQILAEQPPANSPGVWNRLDHRPLEGFVYAITPFNFTAIAGNLPTAPALMGNVVVWKPSPTQTHAAVLLMQLLEEAGLPKGVINLVTGDGIEVSKVALEHRDLAGIHFTGSTKTFQYLWKTVGTNIEKYRSYPRLVGETGGKDFVVAHPSADRAVLKTALTRGAFEYQGQKCSATSRAYIPASIWNSGFKEEFAAEVDYLTMGDVTDLSNFIGAVIDERAFAKNKAAIDRAKGDPTCTIVAGGSYDDSVGYFVRPTVIECNDPENEVFTTEYFGPILAVHVYEDEAYDEMLTQMESVSDYALTGSVISGDRAAAAYTMEKLRYAAGNFYINDKSTGAVVGQQPFGGGRASGTNDKAGAPQNLMRWTLTRAIKETLVAPTDYAYPHMG, from the coding sequence ATGGACGCTGTGACCCAGGTCCCCACCCCCGTCAACGAGCCGGTGCACGGCTACGCCCCCGGCTCGCCCGAGCGCGCCCGGCTGGAGGTCAAGCTCAAGGAGCTGGCCGAGAACCCGATCGAGCTGCCGATGACGATCGGCGGCGATCGGCGGATGGGCGGCGGCGAGACCGTCCAGGTCGTGCAGCCGCACAACCACAAGGCCGTGCTCGGCACCTACCGCAACGCCACCCAGGCGGACGCCCAGGACGCCATCGACGCGGCCCTCGCCGCTGCCCCGGCCTGGCGCGCGATGTCCTTCGACGACCGCGCCGCGATCATCCTGCGCGCCGCCGAGCTGCTGGCCGGACCCTGGCGCGAGACGCTGGCCGCCTCCACCATGCTCGGCCAGTCCAAGACCGCCCAGCAGGCCGAGATCGACACCCCCTGCGAGCTGGTCGACTTCTGGCGCTTCAACGTCGCCTACGCCCGCCAGATCCTGGCCGAGCAGCCCCCGGCCAACTCCCCGGGCGTGTGGAACCGTCTGGACCACCGCCCGCTGGAGGGCTTCGTCTACGCGATCACGCCGTTCAACTTCACGGCCATCGCGGGCAACCTGCCCACCGCCCCGGCCCTGATGGGCAACGTGGTCGTCTGGAAGCCGTCCCCGACGCAGACCCACGCCGCCGTGCTGCTGATGCAGCTCCTGGAGGAGGCCGGGCTGCCCAAGGGCGTCATCAACCTCGTCACCGGCGACGGCATCGAGGTCTCCAAGGTCGCCCTGGAGCACCGCGACCTGGCGGGCATCCACTTCACCGGTTCCACCAAGACCTTCCAGTACCTGTGGAAGACGGTCGGCACCAACATCGAGAAGTACCGCTCCTACCCGCGTCTGGTCGGCGAGACCGGCGGCAAGGACTTCGTCGTCGCCCACCCGAGCGCCGACCGCGCGGTCCTGAAGACCGCCCTCACTCGTGGCGCCTTCGAGTACCAGGGCCAGAAGTGCAGCGCGACCTCCCGGGCGTACATCCCGGCGTCGATCTGGAACTCCGGCTTCAAGGAGGAGTTCGCGGCCGAGGTCGACTACCTGACCATGGGTGACGTCACCGACCTCTCGAACTTCATCGGCGCCGTCATCGACGAGCGTGCCTTCGCCAAGAACAAGGCCGCCATCGACCGCGCCAAGGGGGACCCGACCTGCACGATCGTCGCGGGCGGCTCCTACGACGACTCGGTCGGCTACTTCGTCCGGCCGACCGTCATCGAGTGCAACGACCCGGAGAACGAGGTCTTCACGACCGAGTACTTCGGCCCGATCCTCGCCGTGCACGTCTACGAGGACGAGGCGTACGACGAGATGCTGACCCAGATGGAGTCGGTGTCGGACTACGCCCTGACGGGTTCGGTGATCTCGGGCGACCGCGCCGCCGCTGCCTACACCATGGAGAAGCTGCGCTACGCGGCCGGCAACTTCTACATCAACGACAAGTCGACCGGTGCCGTCGTCGGCCAGCAGCCCTTCGGCGGCGGCCGGGCCTCCGGCACCAACGACAAGGCCGGCGCCCCGCAGAACCTGATGCGCTGGACGCTGACCCGCGCCATCAAGGAGACGCTGGTCGCGCCGACGGACTACGCCTACCCGCACATGGGCTGA
- a CDS encoding TetR/AcrR family transcriptional regulator, protein MGHREDLLEGAKRCLLAKGFARTTARDIVKESGTNLASIGYHYGSKDALLAEAYLALVGELSDAFDGQGGGGIAAAPGSMERFREVWSNIIGTMRGPGSMWRLSIEIVAMGDQLPAVRDHLARQQRDAERALVALFMGVPEEDVPDETLDTLGRFYTTVMTGLIAQWNFDPERAPDADALTEGLRQVIEAATRS, encoded by the coding sequence ATGGGACACCGTGAGGATCTGCTCGAAGGCGCCAAGCGCTGCCTGCTGGCGAAGGGCTTCGCGCGGACGACCGCGCGCGACATCGTCAAGGAGTCGGGGACCAACCTGGCGTCGATCGGCTACCACTACGGCTCGAAGGACGCGCTGCTGGCGGAGGCGTACCTGGCGCTGGTCGGTGAGCTCTCCGACGCCTTCGACGGACAGGGGGGCGGCGGCATCGCGGCCGCACCCGGCTCGATGGAGAGGTTCCGGGAGGTGTGGTCGAACATCATCGGCACCATGCGGGGGCCCGGTTCGATGTGGCGTCTGAGCATCGAGATCGTGGCCATGGGCGACCAGTTGCCCGCCGTGCGCGACCATCTGGCGCGGCAGCAGCGGGACGCCGAGCGCGCCCTCGTCGCGTTGTTCATGGGGGTCCCGGAGGAGGACGTCCCGGACGAGACCCTGGACACGCTCGGCAGGTTCTACACGACCGTGATGACGGGCCTCATCGCCCAGTGGAACTTCGACCCCGAGCGCGCACCAGACGCCGACGCGCTCACCGAGGGCCTGCGCCAGGTGATCGAGGCCGCCACTCGGAGCTGA
- a CDS encoding PucR family transcriptional regulator, with translation MYEGPRKVRENARVASEFKGDYQELVDEISELLGAPATLENRDFELIAFGAYDSEDELDASALDPVRTRSILTRRSTAAVRAWFEGFGITRASAPVRIPPTPEAGVYRGRICLPVRHRGVVFGYVWLLDDDPGPTDAQLTAAMAVTARIGDLLADEAQHGADLTRELRAVLTAERGWQSDMAVAELRTALGPRADSLHTVVCVAPWPSADPDDAPSVRTVPGATALCTVPWGTTGHSLALLIRLRSPEVLTPATSAAGRLLERAGGGGAGIAAARAGLLELGSAWREASAAARAVLAEPRLGPVAEWSRIGPYRLLTALPPEAAQDPTVTPLLSPAHRELARTAEVYLDCAGQAARTAAELGIHRQTLYYRLSRVEQLTGLDLDDGEDRLLLHMALKGARL, from the coding sequence ATGTATGAGGGACCTCGAAAAGTGCGGGAGAATGCCCGAGTGGCATCGGAATTCAAGGGTGACTACCAGGAGCTGGTCGACGAGATCTCGGAGCTGCTGGGCGCCCCCGCGACACTGGAGAACCGCGACTTCGAGCTGATCGCCTTCGGCGCGTACGACAGCGAGGACGAGCTCGACGCCTCGGCGCTGGACCCCGTGCGCACCCGCTCGATCCTGACCCGCCGCTCCACGGCCGCCGTCCGCGCCTGGTTCGAGGGCTTCGGCATCACCCGCGCGAGCGCCCCGGTCCGGATCCCGCCGACCCCCGAGGCCGGCGTCTACCGCGGCCGCATCTGCCTGCCGGTACGCCATCGGGGCGTCGTCTTCGGCTACGTCTGGCTCCTGGACGACGACCCAGGACCCACCGACGCCCAGCTGACCGCGGCGATGGCGGTCACCGCCCGCATCGGCGACCTGCTCGCCGACGAGGCCCAGCACGGCGCCGACCTCACCCGCGAACTGCGCGCCGTCCTCACCGCCGAGCGCGGCTGGCAGAGCGACATGGCCGTCGCCGAACTCCGCACCGCCCTCGGCCCGCGCGCCGACTCCCTGCATACGGTGGTCTGCGTGGCCCCCTGGCCCTCGGCCGACCCCGACGACGCCCCGTCGGTGCGCACGGTGCCGGGCGCGACGGCGCTGTGCACGGTCCCGTGGGGGACGACGGGTCACTCACTGGCGCTGCTGATCCGTCTGCGGTCCCCTGAGGTGCTGACCCCGGCGACCTCCGCGGCCGGACGCCTGCTGGAGCGCGCGGGCGGGGGCGGCGCTGGAATCGCGGCCGCCCGCGCCGGTCTGCTGGAGCTGGGCTCGGCCTGGCGGGAGGCATCCGCCGCGGCGCGCGCGGTGCTGGCCGAGCCCCGGCTCGGGCCCGTCGCGGAGTGGTCCCGCATCGGCCCGTACCGCCTGCTGACCGCGCTCCCCCCGGAGGCGGCGCAGGATCCGACGGTGACCCCGCTCCTCTCCCCCGCCCACCGCGAACTCGCCCGCACCGCCGAGGTCTACCTCGACTGCGCGGGCCAGGCCGCCCGCACCGCCGCCGAACTCGGCATCCACCGCCAGACCCTCTACTACCGCCTCTCCCGCGTCGAGCAGTTGACGGGCCTCGACCTGGACGACGGCGAGGACCGGCTGCTGCTGCACATGGCGTTGAAGGGGGCGCGGCTGTAA
- the serA gene encoding phosphoglycerate dehydrogenase: MSSKPVVLIAEELSPATVDALGPDFEIRHCNGADRAELLPAIADVDAILIRSATKVDAEAIAAANKLKVVARAGVGLDNVDVSAATKAGVMVVNAPTSNIVTAAELACGLLVATARHIPQANAALKNGEWKRSKYTGVELAEKTLGVVGLGRIGALVAQRMSGFGMKVVAYDPYIQPARAAQMGVKVLSLDELLEVSDFITVHLPKTPETVGLIGDEALRKVKPSVRIVNAARGGIVDEEALYSALKEGRVAGAGLDVYAKEPCTDSPLFEFDQVVATPHLGASTDEAQEKAGIAVARSVRLALAGELVPDAVNVQGGVIAEDVKPGLPLAERLGRIFTALAGEVAVRLDVEVYGEITQHDVKVLELSALKGVFEDVVDETVSYVNAPLFAQERGVEVRLTTSSESADHRNVVTVRGTLGSGEEVAVSGTLAGPKHLQKIVAVGDYDVDLALADHMVVLRYEDRPGVVGTVGRVFGEAGINIAGMQVSRAVAGGEALAVLTVDDTVPAGVLTEVAEEIGATSARAVNLA, from the coding sequence GTGAGCTCGAAACCCGTCGTACTCATCGCTGAAGAGCTGTCGCCCGCCACCGTCGACGCGCTCGGGCCCGACTTCGAGATCCGCCACTGCAACGGCGCCGACCGGGCCGAGCTGCTCCCGGCCATCGCCGATGTGGACGCGATCCTGATCCGCTCGGCCACCAAGGTGGACGCCGAGGCGATCGCCGCCGCGAACAAGCTGAAGGTCGTCGCGCGCGCCGGTGTCGGCCTGGACAACGTCGACGTCTCCGCCGCCACCAAGGCCGGCGTGATGGTCGTCAACGCCCCCACCTCCAACATCGTGACCGCCGCCGAGCTGGCCTGCGGCCTCCTCGTCGCCACCGCCCGCCACATCCCGCAGGCCAACGCCGCGCTGAAGAACGGCGAGTGGAAGCGCAGCAAGTACACGGGTGTGGAGCTCGCCGAGAAGACCCTCGGTGTCGTCGGTCTCGGCCGCATCGGTGCGCTGGTCGCCCAGCGCATGTCCGGCTTCGGGATGAAGGTCGTCGCCTACGACCCCTACATCCAGCCCGCGCGCGCCGCGCAGATGGGCGTCAAGGTGCTGTCGCTGGACGAGCTGCTCGAGGTCTCCGACTTCATCACCGTCCACCTGCCCAAGACCCCCGAGACCGTCGGTCTCATCGGCGACGAGGCGCTGCGCAAGGTCAAGCCGAGCGTGCGCATCGTCAACGCCGCGCGCGGCGGGATCGTGGACGAGGAGGCGCTGTACTCCGCCCTCAAGGAGGGCCGGGTCGCCGGTGCCGGTCTCGACGTGTACGCGAAGGAGCCCTGCACGGACTCCCCGCTCTTCGAGTTCGACCAGGTCGTCGCCACCCCGCACCTCGGTGCCTCCACCGACGAGGCGCAGGAGAAGGCCGGCATCGCCGTCGCCCGCTCGGTGCGCCTCGCGCTCGCCGGTGAGCTGGTCCCGGACGCGGTGAACGTCCAGGGCGGCGTCATCGCCGAGGACGTCAAGCCGGGCCTGCCGCTCGCCGAGCGCCTCGGCCGGATCTTCACCGCGCTCGCCGGTGAGGTCGCGGTCCGCCTCGACGTCGAGGTGTACGGCGAGATCACCCAGCACGACGTCAAGGTGCTCGAACTCTCCGCGCTCAAGGGTGTCTTCGAGGACGTCGTCGACGAGACGGTCTCCTACGTCAACGCCCCGCTGTTCGCCCAGGAGCGCGGTGTCGAGGTGCGGCTGACCACCAGCTCGGAGTCGGCCGACCACCGCAATGTCGTCACCGTGCGCGGCACGCTCGGCAGCGGCGAGGAGGTCGCGGTCTCCGGCACGCTGGCCGGTCCCAAGCACCTCCAGAAGATCGTCGCGGTCGGGGACTACGACGTCGACCTCGCGCTCGCCGACCACATGGTGGTGCTGCGCTACGAGGACCGTCCCGGCGTCGTCGGCACCGTGGGCCGGGTCTTCGGTGAGGCGGGCATCAACATCGCCGGCATGCAGGTCTCGCGAGCGGTCGCCGGTGGCGAGGCGCTGGCGGTCCTGACGGTCGACGACACGGTGCCCGCGGGCGTTCTGACCGAGGTCGCGGAGGAGATCGGCGCGACGTCCGCTCGTGCCGTGAACCTGGCCTGA
- a CDS encoding DUF5988 family protein — MNDTAKVFLEGGPADLGDRIVPVPAPGDDVKIELRNGYEHFRQTTRRADTPQGSLPVFEWWERTEMPG; from the coding sequence ATGAACGACACGGCGAAGGTGTTCCTCGAAGGCGGACCGGCCGATCTGGGCGACCGGATCGTCCCGGTCCCGGCCCCCGGGGACGATGTGAAGATCGAGCTCCGCAACGGCTACGAACACTTCCGGCAGACCACGCGCCGGGCGGACACGCCGCAGGGCAGTCTCCCGGTGTTCGAGTGGTGGGAGCGGACGGAGATGCCCGGTTAG
- the ilvN gene encoding acetolactate synthase small subunit, with amino-acid sequence MSKHTLSVLVENTPGILARIAALFSRRGFNIDSLAVGVTEHPDISRITIVVSVDDLPLEQVTKQLNKLVNVLKIVELEPGAAVQRELVLVKVRADNETRSQIVEIVQLFRAKTVDVSPEAVTIEATGSSDKLEAMLKMLEPFGIKELVQSGTIAIGRGARSITDRSLRALDRSA; translated from the coding sequence ATGTCCAAGCACACGCTCTCGGTCCTGGTGGAGAACACGCCCGGCATCCTGGCCCGGATCGCCGCCCTGTTCTCCCGCCGCGGCTTCAACATCGACTCGCTCGCGGTCGGTGTCACCGAGCACCCCGACATCTCCCGTATCACCATCGTGGTGAGCGTGGACGATCTGCCGCTGGAGCAGGTGACCAAGCAGCTCAACAAGCTCGTCAACGTGCTGAAGATCGTCGAGCTGGAGCCCGGCGCGGCCGTTCAGCGCGAACTCGTTCTGGTGAAGGTGCGCGCCGACAACGAGACGCGCTCCCAGATCGTCGAGATCGTCCAGCTCTTCCGCGCCAAGACCGTCGACGTCTCCCCGGAGGCCGTGACGATCGAGGCCACCGGTTCCAGCGACAAGCTGGAGGCGATGCTGAAGATGCTGGAGCCCTTCGGCATCAAGGAGCTGGTCCAGTCCGGCACGATCGCGATCGGACGCGGTGCGCGCTCGATCACGGACCGGTCGCTGCGCGCCCTCGACCGGTCGGCGTAA
- the ilvC gene encoding ketol-acid reductoisomerase, translated as MAELFYDADADLSIIQGRKVAVIGYGSQGHAHALSLRDSGVDVRVGLHEGSKSKAKAEEQGLRVVTPSEAAAEADVIMILVPDPIQAQVYEESIKDNLKDGDALFFGHGLNIRFDFIKPPAGIDVCMVAPKGPGHLVRRQYEEGRGVPCIAAVEQDATGNAFALALSYAKGIGGTRAGVIKTTFTEETETDLFGEQAVLCGGTAALVKAGFETLTEAGYQPEIAYFECLHELKLIVDLMYEGGLEKMRWSVSETAEWGDYVTGPRIITDATKAEMKKVLAEIQDGTFAREWMAEYHGGLKKYNEYKQQDSEHLLETTGKELRKLMSWVNEEA; from the coding sequence GTGGCCGAGCTGTTCTACGACGCCGACGCCGACCTGTCCATCATCCAGGGCCGCAAGGTCGCGGTCATCGGTTACGGCAGCCAGGGCCACGCCCACGCGCTGTCGCTCCGTGACTCGGGTGTCGACGTGCGTGTCGGTCTGCACGAGGGCTCCAAGTCCAAGGCCAAGGCCGAGGAGCAGGGCCTGCGCGTGGTGACGCCGTCCGAGGCCGCCGCCGAGGCCGACGTCATCATGATCCTGGTCCCGGACCCGATCCAGGCCCAGGTCTACGAGGAGTCCATCAAGGACAACCTCAAGGACGGCGACGCGCTGTTCTTCGGTCACGGTCTGAACATCCGCTTCGACTTCATCAAGCCCCCGGCCGGCATCGACGTCTGCATGGTCGCCCCGAAGGGCCCGGGCCACCTCGTCCGTCGCCAGTACGAGGAGGGCCGCGGCGTTCCGTGCATCGCCGCCGTCGAGCAGGACGCCACGGGCAACGCCTTCGCGCTGGCCCTGTCGTACGCCAAGGGCATCGGTGGCACCCGCGCGGGCGTCATCAAGACGACCTTCACCGAGGAGACCGAGACCGACCTCTTCGGTGAGCAGGCCGTTCTCTGCGGTGGTACGGCCGCGCTGGTCAAGGCCGGTTTCGAGACGCTGACCGAGGCGGGCTACCAGCCGGAGATCGCGTACTTCGAGTGCCTGCACGAGCTGAAGCTGATCGTGGACCTCATGTACGAGGGCGGCCTGGAGAAGATGCGCTGGTCGGTCTCCGAGACCGCCGAGTGGGGCGACTACGTGACCGGCCCGCGGATCATCACCGACGCCACCAAGGCCGAGATGAAGAAGGTCCTCGCCGAGATCCAGGACGGCACCTTCGCGCGTGAGTGGATGGCCGAGTACCACGGCGGTCTGAAGAAGTACAACGAGTACAAGCAGCAGGACTCCGAGCACCTGCTGGAGACCACCGGCAAGGAGCTGCGCAAGCTCATGAGCTGGGTGAACGAGGAGGCGTAA